A section of the Kribbella sp. HUAS MG21 genome encodes:
- a CDS encoding ABC transporter substrate-binding protein, whose product MRGGLSKTLALMGAAGLLAVSACGNSDDGGGGGDSAASKDVTVFTWWADGGEKAGLDGLVSTFATECKDYKFVNSAVAGGAGSNAKQVLANDLQAGKPPSTFQAHAGAELRDYINAGQVDDVSGLYKEFGLDKAFPQNLIDNLTVDGKIYSIPANVHRANVVWANPAVLKKANLDAATAPASIDAWIADLTKLKAAGVTAPLAISKGFAQEMLVEAVLLAELGPDKFTGLWDGKTDWAGGDVTAALNKYKTLLTFTNSDREAIDWPDALGYVNSGKAGYTLMGDWVAAQQLADKVPDTAYTYWPSPGTAGSFQFLADSFTLPTNGQNPEGAKCWLKVTGSAEGQKAFNTKKGSIPARSDANPADYPKYQQSAMADWKKDKIVPSCAHGAACTLGQNNDILSAISQFSGSPDVAKLQSALGAAMKTS is encoded by the coding sequence ATGCGTGGTGGTCTGAGCAAGACCCTGGCGCTGATGGGCGCGGCGGGTCTTCTCGCGGTCAGCGCCTGCGGGAACAGCGACGACGGCGGCGGTGGCGGGGACTCGGCGGCGAGCAAGGACGTCACGGTCTTCACCTGGTGGGCCGACGGTGGCGAGAAGGCCGGTCTGGACGGTCTGGTGTCGACGTTCGCGACCGAGTGCAAGGACTACAAGTTCGTCAACTCGGCCGTCGCCGGTGGCGCGGGCTCGAACGCCAAGCAGGTGCTGGCCAACGACCTGCAGGCGGGTAAGCCGCCGTCCACCTTCCAGGCGCACGCGGGCGCCGAGCTGCGGGACTACATCAACGCCGGTCAGGTCGACGACGTCAGCGGCCTGTACAAGGAGTTCGGGCTGGACAAGGCCTTCCCGCAGAACCTGATCGACAACCTCACCGTCGACGGCAAGATCTACTCGATCCCGGCGAACGTGCACCGGGCGAACGTGGTCTGGGCGAACCCGGCGGTGCTGAAGAAGGCGAACCTCGACGCCGCCACGGCGCCCGCGTCCATCGACGCCTGGATCGCCGACCTGACCAAGCTGAAGGCCGCCGGGGTGACCGCACCGCTGGCGATCTCCAAGGGCTTCGCGCAGGAGATGCTGGTCGAGGCCGTGCTGCTGGCCGAGCTCGGCCCGGACAAGTTCACCGGTCTGTGGGACGGCAAGACTGATTGGGCCGGCGGTGACGTGACCGCGGCGCTGAACAAGTACAAGACGCTGCTCACGTTCACCAACAGCGACCGCGAGGCGATCGACTGGCCGGACGCGCTGGGCTACGTGAACAGCGGCAAGGCCGGGTACACCCTGATGGGCGACTGGGTCGCCGCGCAGCAGCTGGCCGACAAGGTGCCGGACACGGCGTACACCTACTGGCCGTCGCCGGGCACCGCGGGCTCGTTCCAGTTCCTCGCCGACTCGTTCACGCTGCCGACCAACGGGCAGAACCCGGAGGGCGCGAAGTGCTGGCTGAAGGTCACCGGCTCCGCCGAGGGCCAGAAGGCGTTCAACACCAAGAAGGGCTCGATCCCGGCCCGTTCGGACGCGAACCCGGCCGACTACCCGAAGTACCAGCAGAGCGCGATGGCGGACTGGAAGAAGGACAAGATCGTCCCGTCCTGCGCGCACGGTGCGGCCTGCACGCTGGGACAGAACAACGACATCCTGTCCGCGATCAGCCAGTTCAGCGGCAGCCCGGACGTCGCCAAGCTGCAGTCGGCACTCGGCGCCGCGATGAAGACGAGCTGA
- a CDS encoding sugar ABC transporter permease — MHGRIRTWGPGALVLLPTVLLLGYFVYGLIAWSFNTSLTDRHTARKGPADYVGFENYGNLFTEERFLNSLKNLGVLTVAFIVGTLIFGVLWALLLEKGVPGESVFRSIYLFPMAISMIASGVVWGWLLNPSEGEDARGLNRLFEILHLGFLENPWWTAGSRWTTMLSIALPAIWQLSGYIMALFLAGFRGIPPELREAARVDGASEFKLYRHVLFPQLSPIALSALIILGHMSLKLFDLIYAITGPNQFRTEVPAVYMWNTLLRSDQAKAAAIAIVMLAVVAVLVIPYVAYTVRQESDE, encoded by the coding sequence GTGCACGGAAGAATTCGCACCTGGGGACCCGGTGCCCTGGTGCTGCTGCCGACCGTGCTGCTGCTCGGGTACTTCGTCTACGGCTTGATCGCCTGGTCCTTCAACACCTCGCTGACGGACCGGCACACCGCTCGCAAGGGCCCGGCCGACTACGTCGGGTTCGAGAACTACGGGAACCTCTTCACCGAGGAGCGGTTCCTCAACTCGCTGAAGAACCTCGGCGTGCTCACGGTGGCGTTCATCGTGGGCACGCTGATCTTCGGCGTGCTCTGGGCGCTGCTGCTGGAGAAGGGGGTGCCCGGCGAGTCGGTCTTCCGGTCGATCTACCTGTTCCCGATGGCGATCTCGATGATCGCCTCGGGCGTGGTCTGGGGCTGGTTGCTGAACCCGTCCGAGGGCGAGGACGCCCGTGGGCTGAACCGGCTGTTCGAGATCCTCCATCTGGGCTTCCTGGAGAATCCGTGGTGGACCGCGGGCAGCCGGTGGACGACGATGCTTTCGATCGCACTACCGGCGATCTGGCAGCTGTCCGGGTACATCATGGCGTTGTTCCTGGCCGGCTTCCGGGGCATCCCACCGGAGCTGCGCGAGGCGGCCCGGGTGGACGGGGCGTCGGAGTTCAAGCTCTACCGGCACGTGCTGTTCCCGCAGTTGTCGCCGATCGCGCTGTCCGCGCTGATCATCCTCGGGCACATGTCGCTGAAGCTGTTCGACCTGATCTACGCGATCACGGGGCCGAACCAGTTCCGCACCGAAGTACCCGCGGTCTACATGTGGAACACGTTGCTCCGCAGCGACCAGGCCAAGGCGGCCGCGATCGCGATCGTGATGCTCGCGGTCGTCGCCGTCCTCGTCATCCCGTACGTCGCCTACACCGTCCGGCAGGAGAGTGACGAATGA
- a CDS encoding carbohydrate ABC transporter permease has product MSAETAAATGQAAAAIRRKPQKRGVIADGSTRRSRTVRYILLLLFLLFVLIPVYVVLITSFKTSSDTTAASQWNLPKEWTLEPWRKAWDVLQPYMIRSLSLAVPAAIISSMIGSVNGFVLARWRFPGANFVFAFILFGMFIPYQAVMLPLRTTFTELDVTRGVPTLIIAHCIYGIPICTLIFRNYYATIVPNEIIESARVDGAGLVQTYARIILPISISGFVVTLIWQFTSVWNDFLFALFLTQQNNGPVTLGLAALAGGQKVDYAASMAGALITSFPTLLVYILLGRWFIGGLMAGALKG; this is encoded by the coding sequence ATGAGCGCCGAGACCGCGGCCGCGACCGGGCAGGCCGCCGCGGCGATCCGCCGGAAGCCGCAGAAGCGCGGGGTGATCGCGGACGGTTCGACGCGGCGCAGCCGGACGGTGCGTTACATCCTGCTGCTGCTCTTCCTGCTGTTCGTGCTGATCCCGGTGTACGTCGTCCTGATCACCAGCTTCAAGACCTCCAGCGACACGACGGCGGCCTCGCAGTGGAACCTGCCGAAGGAGTGGACGCTGGAGCCCTGGCGCAAGGCCTGGGACGTGCTGCAGCCGTACATGATCCGGTCGCTGTCGCTGGCGGTCCCGGCGGCGATCATCTCCTCGATGATCGGGTCCGTGAACGGGTTCGTGCTGGCTCGCTGGCGGTTCCCGGGGGCGAACTTCGTGTTCGCGTTCATCCTGTTCGGGATGTTCATCCCGTACCAGGCGGTGATGCTGCCGCTGCGGACGACGTTCACCGAGCTGGACGTCACCCGGGGCGTGCCGACGCTGATCATCGCGCACTGCATCTACGGCATCCCGATCTGCACGCTGATCTTCCGCAACTACTACGCCACGATCGTGCCGAACGAGATCATCGAGTCGGCCCGGGTGGACGGCGCCGGGCTGGTCCAGACGTACGCGCGGATCATCCTGCCGATCTCGATCTCCGGGTTCGTGGTGACGCTGATCTGGCAGTTCACCTCGGTCTGGAACGACTTCCTGTTCGCGCTGTTCCTGACGCAGCAGAACAACGGGCCGGTGACGCTCGGCCTGGCGGCGCTGGCGGGCGGCCAGAAGGTCGACTACGCCGCCTCGATGGCGGGGGCGCTGATCACGTCGTTCCCGACGCTGCTGGTCTACATCCTGCTCGGCCGGTGGTTCATCGGCGGGCTGATGGCCGGTGCCCTGAAGGGCTGA
- a CDS encoding NHL domain-containing thioredoxin family protein produces MHVRAPELRGRGWLNTGGRELALADFRGRFLLLDFWTFCCINCLHVLDELRPLEEKYGDALVIVGVHSPKFAHEGEEAAVRAAVERYEVGHPVLDDPELVTWQNYTARAWPTLVLVDPNGYIVAQYSGEGHLHALDALLTELVAEHEAAGTLTRGKSPYVAPEPEPTDLRFPAKVAAVDNGFLVADAGNHSIVELAADATTVVRRIGTGARGFADGPASEASFSEPNGLVVLPDEVAREVGYDVVVADTVNHALRGISLATGDVRTLAGTGKQWMDGDGTDVLSSPWDVAWWGGKVWIAMAGVHQLWTFDPFTGVTEIAAGTTNEGLKDGPLGEAWFAQTSGLAADGDRLWLADSEISALRWIDTDVHTAVGTGLFDFGLRDGKASEALLQHPLGVTVLPDGSIAIADTYNGAVRRYDRTTESVETMATGLAEPSGAVVVGNELLVVESAAHRLTRIPLGASAVADEFSTRAQRPPMDLAAGEVTLEVVFTPPPGQKLDDRYGPSTRLLVSSTPDTLLREGAGDSTDLVRRLVIDPHAGSGVLHVAVQAASCDDSAEVEFPACHMHRQDWGVPVQITPDGPDRLELVLSGGR; encoded by the coding sequence ATGCATGTGCGTGCGCCGGAGTTGCGGGGTCGTGGGTGGTTGAACACGGGTGGGCGGGAGCTGGCGTTGGCCGACTTCCGGGGACGCTTTCTCCTCCTCGATTTTTGGACCTTCTGCTGTATCAACTGCCTGCACGTGCTGGACGAGCTGCGGCCGTTGGAGGAGAAGTACGGCGACGCGCTGGTGATCGTCGGTGTGCATTCGCCGAAGTTCGCGCACGAGGGTGAGGAAGCCGCGGTCCGGGCCGCGGTCGAGCGGTACGAGGTCGGGCATCCGGTGCTGGACGACCCGGAGCTGGTCACCTGGCAGAACTACACCGCCCGCGCTTGGCCGACCCTCGTGCTCGTCGACCCGAACGGCTACATCGTCGCGCAGTACTCCGGGGAAGGGCACCTGCACGCCCTGGACGCGCTGCTGACCGAGCTGGTGGCCGAGCACGAGGCGGCGGGCACGCTGACCCGCGGCAAGTCGCCGTACGTCGCGCCCGAGCCCGAGCCGACCGACCTGCGGTTCCCGGCGAAGGTGGCTGCGGTGGACAACGGGTTCCTCGTCGCGGACGCCGGCAACCACAGCATCGTCGAGCTCGCGGCCGACGCGACGACCGTCGTACGGCGGATCGGCACCGGCGCGCGTGGATTCGCCGACGGCCCGGCGTCCGAGGCGAGCTTCTCCGAGCCGAACGGTCTCGTCGTGCTACCGGACGAGGTCGCGCGCGAGGTCGGATACGACGTCGTGGTCGCGGACACCGTCAACCACGCGCTGCGCGGGATCTCACTGGCGACCGGCGACGTACGAACGCTCGCCGGCACGGGCAAGCAGTGGATGGACGGTGACGGGACCGACGTCCTGAGTTCGCCCTGGGATGTGGCGTGGTGGGGCGGCAAGGTGTGGATCGCCATGGCCGGCGTCCACCAGCTGTGGACGTTCGACCCGTTCACCGGCGTGACCGAGATCGCGGCCGGGACGACCAACGAAGGGTTGAAGGACGGGCCGCTCGGCGAGGCGTGGTTCGCGCAGACCAGCGGGCTCGCGGCGGACGGCGACCGGTTGTGGCTCGCGGACTCGGAGATCTCCGCGCTGCGCTGGATCGACACCGACGTACACACCGCCGTCGGCACCGGGCTGTTCGACTTCGGGCTCCGCGACGGCAAGGCCAGTGAGGCGCTGCTGCAGCACCCGCTCGGCGTGACCGTGCTGCCGGACGGCTCGATCGCGATCGCGGACACCTACAACGGCGCGGTCCGCCGGTACGACCGAACCACCGAGAGCGTCGAGACGATGGCGACCGGACTCGCCGAGCCCAGCGGTGCCGTTGTCGTGGGCAACGAACTGCTCGTGGTCGAGTCCGCCGCGCACCGGCTGACCCGGATCCCGCTGGGCGCCTCCGCCGTCGCGGACGAGTTCAGCACCCGCGCGCAGCGGCCGCCGATGGATCTGGCCGCCGGCGAGGTGACGCTCGAGGTCGTCTTCACGCCGCCGCCCGGCCAGAAGCTCGACGACCGCTACGGGCCGTCGACGCGGCTGCTGGTCTCGTCCACCCCCGACACCCTGCTCCGCGAGGGCGCCGGTGACTCCACCGACCTGGTACGACGCCTCGTCATCGACCCGCACGCCGGTTCCGGAGTACTGCACGTGGCGGTTCAGGCCGCTTCCTGTGACGACTCCGCCGAGGTGGAGTTCCCCGCCTGCCACATGCACCGTCAGGACTGGGGCGTTCCGGTCCAGATCACCCCGGACGGCCCCGACCGCCTCGAACTGGTGCTCTCCGGCGGGCGGTAG
- a CDS encoding DUF6458 family protein, translating to MSIGVGIFLMVVGAVFAFAVRDSWDAVNLQVVGYILLLAGIAGIVLSFYITNRRRRVETDAIDPAVEEEYRVVEENHRNIRE from the coding sequence ATGAGCATTGGTGTGGGGATCTTCTTGATGGTGGTGGGCGCCGTCTTCGCGTTCGCCGTTCGGGACAGCTGGGACGCCGTCAACCTGCAGGTCGTCGGCTACATCCTGCTCCTCGCCGGTATCGCCGGCATCGTGCTCTCCTTCTACATCACCAACCGCCGTCGCCGGGTGGAAACCGACGCGATCGACCCGGCGGTCGAGGAGGAGTACCGCGTGGTGGAGGAGAACCACCGCAACATCCGGGAGTGA
- a CDS encoding DUF4097 family beta strand repeat-containing protein, with protein MAENKQLGVVLLVAAAGLAFWQFGDRQSDDKQTIDDKITTVQLAAASADVTIRVSDDDRTTVQEKRKFWFFKRGEAYSVENGVLKLDGDCGWQCTADFEVTVPRGTKVTGENGSGDLDLTGVGGVDAKSRSGEVQLRDVDGDVNLDVTSGDISVDGLAGKLRVRANSGDIEATGVRGATDVETTSGDIEVTVSEPADVRAKGTSGDIEITAPGGDYKVSTDTKHGEVENELGNAETGSHTLTATTTSGNIELHRE; from the coding sequence ATGGCGGAGAACAAGCAGCTCGGAGTGGTCCTGCTGGTCGCGGCGGCCGGGCTGGCGTTCTGGCAGTTCGGCGACCGGCAGTCCGACGACAAGCAGACGATCGACGACAAGATCACCACGGTCCAGCTCGCGGCCGCCAGCGCCGACGTCACGATCCGGGTGTCCGACGACGACCGGACGACCGTGCAGGAGAAGCGCAAGTTCTGGTTCTTCAAGCGCGGCGAGGCGTACTCCGTCGAGAACGGCGTACTGAAGCTGGACGGCGACTGCGGCTGGCAGTGCACCGCCGACTTCGAGGTGACCGTGCCGCGCGGCACGAAGGTCACCGGCGAGAACGGCAGCGGCGACCTCGACCTGACCGGTGTCGGCGGGGTCGACGCGAAGTCCCGCTCCGGCGAGGTGCAGCTCCGCGACGTGGACGGCGACGTGAACCTCGACGTCACCTCAGGCGACATCTCGGTGGACGGCCTGGCCGGCAAGCTCCGGGTCCGGGCGAACTCCGGCGACATCGAGGCGACGGGCGTCCGGGGCGCGACCGACGTCGAGACCACCTCCGGCGACATCGAGGTGACCGTCAGCGAGCCCGCCGACGTCCGCGCCAAGGGCACCAGCGGCGACATCGAGATCACCGCGCCCGGCGGCGACTACAAGGTCAGCACCGACACCAAGCACGGTGAGGTCGAGAACGAGCTCGGCAACGCCGAGACCGGCAGTCACACACTGACCGCGACCACCACGTCCGGCAACATCGAGCTCCACCGGGAGTAG
- a CDS encoding acyl-CoA dehydrogenase, producing MSHYKSNLRDIEFNLLEVLGRADVLGQGPYAEMDVDTAREVLAEIDRLAKHELAESFAEADRNPPVFDPEAHEVRMPEAFKKSYHAYMDAEWFKLELPAELGGQPTPPSLRWAAAELVLGANPPVHMYAAGPNFAHVLWRNGTERDQKIAHHIIERGWGATMVLTEPDAGSDVGAGRTKATLQEDGSWHIEGVKRFITSGEHDLTENIVHLVLARPQGIEGVGGPGTKGLSLFVVPKYHFDLETGELTGERNGAFVTNVEKKMGIKVSTTCEVTFGDGIPAKGWLLGEVHDGIAQMFQVIEYARMMVGTKAIATLSTGYLNALEYAKERVQGADLTNPAKDAPRVTITHHPDVRRSLMTQKSYAEALRALVLFTATYQDRAEQARYAGEHDDLAERVNDLLLPLVKGYGSEKSWTLLGTESLQTFGGSGFLQDYPIEQYVRDAKIDTLYEGTTAIQGQDLFFRKIIKDQGKALGHLAEQVQAFVASEAGNGRLKEERGLLAKGLEDTQKILGIMGQALMASNPQAENGDPRNVYRVGLNTSRLLFVLGDVVCSWLMLRQAEVALEKLGGELSAADQDFYAGKVAAAQWFVRSTMPSVRAERVKAELTDLDVMDLPESAF from the coding sequence GTGAGCCACTACAAGTCGAACCTGCGGGACATCGAGTTCAACCTGCTCGAGGTGCTGGGCCGAGCCGACGTGCTCGGTCAGGGGCCGTACGCCGAGATGGACGTCGACACCGCCCGCGAGGTGCTCGCGGAGATCGACCGGCTGGCCAAGCACGAGCTGGCCGAGTCGTTCGCGGAGGCCGACCGGAACCCGCCGGTCTTCGACCCCGAGGCCCACGAGGTCCGGATGCCGGAGGCGTTCAAGAAGAGCTACCACGCCTACATGGACGCCGAGTGGTTCAAGCTCGAGCTCCCCGCCGAGCTGGGCGGCCAGCCGACCCCGCCGTCGCTGCGCTGGGCCGCGGCCGAGCTGGTGCTGGGCGCCAACCCGCCGGTGCACATGTACGCCGCCGGCCCGAACTTCGCGCACGTGCTCTGGCGCAACGGCACCGAGCGGGACCAGAAGATCGCGCACCACATCATCGAGCGCGGCTGGGGCGCCACCATGGTGCTGACCGAGCCGGACGCCGGCTCCGACGTCGGCGCGGGCCGCACCAAGGCCACGCTGCAGGAGGACGGCAGCTGGCACATCGAGGGCGTCAAGCGCTTCATCACCTCGGGCGAGCACGACCTGACCGAGAACATCGTGCACCTGGTGCTGGCCCGCCCGCAGGGCATCGAGGGCGTCGGCGGCCCGGGCACGAAGGGCCTGAGCCTGTTCGTGGTTCCGAAGTACCACTTCGACCTCGAGACCGGCGAGCTGACCGGTGAGCGCAACGGCGCCTTCGTCACGAACGTCGAGAAGAAGATGGGCATCAAGGTGTCCACAACCTGCGAGGTCACCTTCGGCGACGGCATCCCGGCGAAGGGCTGGCTGCTCGGCGAGGTGCACGACGGCATCGCGCAGATGTTCCAGGTGATCGAGTACGCGCGGATGATGGTCGGCACCAAGGCGATCGCGACGCTGTCGACCGGCTACCTGAACGCGCTCGAGTACGCGAAGGAGCGGGTCCAGGGCGCCGACCTGACCAACCCGGCCAAGGACGCGCCGCGGGTGACGATCACCCATCACCCCGACGTACGGCGTTCGCTGATGACGCAGAAGTCGTACGCCGAGGCGCTCCGGGCGCTGGTGCTGTTCACGGCGACGTACCAGGACCGCGCCGAGCAGGCGCGGTACGCCGGGGAGCACGACGACCTCGCCGAGCGGGTGAACGACCTGCTGCTGCCGCTGGTGAAGGGCTACGGCTCGGAGAAGTCCTGGACGCTGCTCGGCACCGAGTCGCTGCAGACGTTCGGCGGCTCCGGCTTCCTGCAGGACTACCCGATCGAGCAGTACGTCCGGGACGCGAAGATCGACACGCTCTACGAGGGCACGACCGCGATCCAGGGCCAGGACCTGTTCTTCCGGAAGATCATCAAGGACCAGGGCAAGGCGCTCGGCCACCTCGCCGAGCAGGTGCAGGCGTTCGTCGCCTCCGAGGCCGGCAACGGCCGCCTCAAGGAGGAGCGCGGACTGCTCGCCAAGGGCCTCGAGGACACGCAGAAGATCCTGGGCATCATGGGGCAGGCCCTGATGGCCAGCAACCCTCAGGCGGAGAACGGCGACCCGCGGAACGTCTACAGGGTCGGGCTGAACACCTCGCGGCTGCTGTTCGTCCTCGGCGACGTGGTCTGCTCGTGGCTGATGCTGCGCCAGGCCGAGGTCGCGCTGGAGAAGCTCGGCGGCGAGCTTTCCGCCGCTGACCAGGACTTTTACGCCGGGAAGGTGGCCGCGGCACAGTGGTTCGTGCGGTCCACGATGCCGTCGGTGCGGGCCGAGCGGGTCAAGGCCGAGCTCACCGATCTCGACGTGATGGACCTCCCGGAGAGCGCTTTCTGA
- a CDS encoding histidine phosphatase family protein produces MTRLIYETHATTTDNEQEIATGWLPGELSARGRAEARELGQRRGGVDVVFSSDLRRAVQTVELAGIQAPHFQDWRLRECDYGELNGLPRERQGARAQYVERPFPGGQSYVDVLELTRAFLEDVKRWYADRVVLVVAHSANRWCLEHLLGSRAPLEDLVADGVNWQPGWEYEL; encoded by the coding sequence GTGACCAGGCTGATATACGAGACGCACGCGACCACGACCGACAACGAGCAGGAGATCGCGACGGGATGGTTGCCGGGGGAGCTGTCCGCGCGGGGTCGCGCGGAGGCTCGTGAGCTGGGGCAGCGGCGGGGCGGGGTCGACGTCGTCTTCAGTTCGGATCTGCGGCGCGCGGTGCAGACCGTCGAACTGGCCGGGATCCAGGCGCCGCACTTCCAGGACTGGCGGCTGCGGGAGTGCGACTACGGCGAGCTGAACGGGCTCCCGCGGGAGCGGCAGGGGGCGCGGGCGCAGTACGTCGAGCGGCCGTTCCCCGGTGGGCAGAGCTACGTCGACGTCCTGGAACTGACCCGCGCGTTCCTCGAGGACGTCAAGCGCTGGTACGCCGACCGCGTGGTGCTCGTCGTCGCACACTCGGCGAACCGATGGTGCCTGGAACACCTGCTGGGCAGTCGCGCACCACTGGAGGATTTGGTTGCCGATGGCGTCAACTGGCAGCCCGGCTGGGAGTACGAGCTGTAG
- a CDS encoding endo-beta-N-acetylglucosaminidase H, producing MKRRTLLSALAAGSAAAATGVALPAEAAGKRRPRAKNGPITVAYIEVNNESMLNAGRYTLATSGAQVIDIALIFAANINYDGTNAYLHFNDQVTNVLNNVATQVRPLQQKGIKVLLSILGNHQGAGFANFPNQAAADAFAQQLADAVNQYGLDGIDFDDEYAEYGNNGTGQPNDFSFVYLVQALRAKLPNKLITLYDIGPASERLSYNGQSIANTFDYAWNPYYGTWAVPSGPSDKSRLSPAAVSYTATSSSTAASLAQRTVNEGYGVFLTYNLTSANTASYMSAFTQKLYGSATVYKP from the coding sequence ATGAAGCGAAGGACCCTGTTGTCAGCCCTGGCCGCCGGGAGTGCGGCGGCCGCCACCGGCGTCGCGCTGCCCGCCGAAGCCGCCGGCAAGCGCCGGCCGCGGGCCAAGAACGGCCCGATCACCGTCGCGTACATCGAGGTCAACAACGAGAGCATGCTGAACGCCGGCAGGTACACGCTGGCGACCAGCGGCGCGCAGGTGATCGACATCGCGCTGATCTTCGCGGCGAACATCAACTACGACGGCACCAACGCGTACCTGCACTTCAACGACCAGGTCACCAACGTCCTGAACAACGTCGCGACGCAGGTCCGCCCGCTGCAGCAGAAGGGCATCAAGGTCCTGCTGTCGATCCTCGGCAACCACCAGGGCGCCGGCTTCGCGAACTTCCCGAACCAGGCGGCCGCGGACGCGTTCGCCCAGCAGCTCGCGGACGCCGTGAACCAGTACGGCCTGGACGGCATCGACTTCGACGACGAGTACGCCGAGTACGGCAACAACGGCACCGGCCAGCCGAACGACTTCTCGTTCGTCTACCTGGTGCAGGCCCTGCGCGCGAAGCTGCCGAACAAGCTCATCACGCTCTACGACATCGGCCCCGCGTCCGAACGTCTCAGCTACAACGGCCAAAGCATCGCGAACACCTTCGACTACGCCTGGAACCCGTACTACGGCACCTGGGCGGTCCCGAGCGGCCCGAGCGACAAGTCCCGGCTCTCCCCGGCGGCGGTGTCCTACACGGCCACCAGCTCGAGTACGGCGGCATCGCTGGCACAACGCACCGTCAACGAGGGCTACGGGGTCTTCCTGACGTACAACCTCACGTCGGCCAACACGGCGTCGTACATGAGCGCCTTCACCCAGAAGCTCTACGGCAGCGCGACGGTCTACAAGCCCTGA
- a CDS encoding MFS transporter, giving the protein MSSATEVRTRRSLVAGTVGNFVEWYEFGAYGFFATVIAANFFSSTATSDAESLIKTYASFALAFFFRPIGAAVFGRVGDRIGRRPTLILVLLLMTLSTTLIGLLPTYATVGAAAPWLLTLVRALQGLSAGGEFGGAVSIMTEFAPRTKRGLYGAWQSFTVALGLLAGAGLAAILATVLSKEALTDWGWRVPFLVALPLGLVALWLRLKLDETPSFTRVQEEPRPAGAGEVAKAIALGIGRLMGWSAAGYTFLVVMPSYLQATLNATFQQALVATVLANAGFAVSILPAGWLSDRIGRRPVMVAGAALVVVLAFPLMNLLQDKESGNAAKGLAVFVAGFVVGLMAGPGPAMLAEMFPTRARYTGLGLAYSLSNAVFSGSAGLIITELIKRTKNVDIPAWYVVVTCAVSVIALLTLRGDDYRRELRD; this is encoded by the coding sequence ATGAGCAGCGCTACCGAGGTCAGGACCCGCCGGTCGTTGGTGGCGGGAACCGTCGGGAACTTCGTCGAGTGGTACGAGTTCGGGGCCTACGGGTTCTTCGCGACCGTCATCGCCGCGAACTTCTTCAGCAGTACGGCGACCAGTGACGCCGAGAGCCTGATCAAGACGTACGCCTCGTTCGCGCTGGCGTTCTTCTTCCGGCCGATCGGGGCCGCGGTGTTCGGACGGGTCGGCGACCGGATCGGGCGGCGGCCGACGTTGATCCTGGTGCTGCTACTGATGACGCTGTCCACCACGCTGATCGGGCTGCTGCCGACGTACGCGACCGTAGGTGCGGCCGCGCCGTGGCTGCTGACCCTGGTGCGCGCGCTGCAGGGGCTGTCGGCGGGCGGTGAGTTCGGCGGCGCGGTGTCGATCATGACCGAGTTCGCGCCGCGCACGAAGCGCGGTCTGTACGGCGCTTGGCAGTCGTTCACCGTCGCGCTCGGGCTGCTCGCGGGCGCGGGTCTCGCCGCGATCCTCGCGACCGTGTTGAGCAAGGAAGCGTTGACGGACTGGGGCTGGCGGGTGCCGTTCCTGGTCGCGTTGCCGCTCGGTCTGGTGGCGCTGTGGCTGCGGTTGAAGCTCGACGAGACGCCGAGCTTCACGCGGGTCCAGGAGGAGCCGCGGCCGGCCGGCGCCGGTGAGGTCGCGAAGGCGATCGCGCTCGGCATCGGCCGCCTGATGGGCTGGTCGGCGGCCGGCTACACGTTCCTCGTGGTGATGCCGTCGTACCTGCAGGCGACGCTGAACGCGACGTTCCAGCAGGCGCTGGTCGCGACCGTGCTCGCGAACGCCGGCTTCGCGGTCTCGATCCTCCCGGCCGGCTGGCTGAGCGACCGGATCGGGCGGCGCCCGGTGATGGTGGCCGGCGCGGCGCTGGTCGTCGTACTGGCGTTCCCGCTGATGAACCTGCTGCAGGACAAGGAGTCGGGGAACGCGGCCAAGGGGCTCGCGGTGTTCGTGGCCGGGTTCGTCGTGGGACTGATGGCAGGGCCGGGACCGGCGATGCTCGCGGAGATGTTCCCGACCCGCGCGCGGTACACAGGCCTCGGCCTGGCGTACTCGTTGTCGAACGCGGTGTTCTCCGGCTCGGCGGGGCTGATCATCACCGAGCTCATCAAGCGGACCAAGAACGTCGACATCCCGGCCTGGTACGTGGTGGTCACGTGCGCGGTGAGTGTGATCGCATTGCTCACACTGCGGGGTGACGACTACCGACGGGAGTTGCGGGACTGA